One Nicotiana tomentosiformis chromosome 4, ASM39032v3, whole genome shotgun sequence genomic window carries:
- the LOC104084955 gene encoding G-type lectin S-receptor-like serine/threonine-protein kinase At4g27290, which produces MSKVVAELSWLVHLSSDLGLQASTPLPVFCDNQAAIHIAKNPVFHERTKHIEVDCHFIRTKLADGLISLHHVSITSQLADIFTKCLTGGVHPVAAKLDLITTNHSIVDGETVVSSGGTFEMGFFSPNGSSKRYIGIWYKQILPHVQTVVWVANREKPLMNTSLVVLKVTKPGILALINDKNEIIWSTSTTRSVQNPVALLLDYGNLVVKDANDGNPEDFLWQSFNDPTDTFLPDMKLGKNFKTGHEFYISAWKNNNDPTPGEFSLHIDPTGYPQGLIRRGTNVSARAGPWNGLCLFGAYGSFDIDSSPVCGCLDKFIAKYPLQWEKRDWSEGCVRRKPFDCNKEHIFLKYSGIKLPDTKYSLYDKTMTLEGCRQVCSRNCSCTAYSSLDIINVEKGCLFWFGELIDIRKLSGRGQDIYIRMDSSELGLILFLYLWKKKKLKPEEDFEKLFQLSTITRATNNFFVNNKIGEVEFGPVYKGALEEGHEIDVKRLSKSSKQGIDEFKNEVTYVANLQHRSLVRLLGLCIQGEEKILIYEYMPNKSLDYYIFGLDFSPTTQA; this is translated from the exons ATGAGCAAAGTTGTTGCTGAGTTGTCTTGGTTGGTCCATTTGTCATCTGACCTGGGCTTGCAAGCCTCTACTCCTCTCCCTGTTTTCTGCGACAATCAAGCTGCCATTCACATAGCCAAGAACCCTGTTTTTCACGAGCGCACCAAGCATATAGAGGTTGATTGTCATTTTATCCGGACCAAGTTGGCTGATGGTTTGATCTCTTTACATCATGTTTCTATTACTTCCCAGTTGGCTGACATTTTTACCAAGTGCTTGACAGGTGGGGTTCATCCTGTGGCTGCCAAGTTGG ATTTAATCACTACAAATCACTCCATTGTAGATGGTGAAACTGTTGTTTCATCTGGTGGAACCTTTGAAATGGGATTTTTCAGCCCCAATGGTTCCTCAAAGCGATATATTGGGATATGGTACAAGCAAATTCTTCCTCATGTGCAGACAGTTGTATGGGTTGCCAACAGAGAGAAACCACTCATGAACACATCTTTAGTTGTTTTGAAGGTGACCAAGCCAGGAATACTAGCTCTTATCAATGACAAGAATGAAATTATATGGTCTACTAGCACCACACGATCAGTCCAAAATCCAGTTGCATTACTTTTGGATTATGGTAATCTTGTTGTGAAAGATGCAAATGATGGCAACCCAGAAGATTTCCTCTGGCAGAGCTTTAATGACCCAACTGATACATTCTTGCCAGATATGAAGCTTGGCAAGAATTTTAAAACTGGCCATGAGTTTTACATTTCAGCATGGAAGAACAATAATGATCCAACTCCAGGGGAATTCAGTCTTCACATTGATCCCACTGGATATCCACAGGGCCTTATCAGACGTGGCACAAATGTATCAGCTCGGGCAGGACCATGGAATGGTTTATG CTTATTTGGTGCCTATGGGAGCTTTGACATAGATAGTTCCCCCGTTTGTGGATGTTTGGATAAGTTTATAGCTAAATATCCGCTACAATGGGAAAAGAGAGATTGGTCAGAAGGGTGTGTTCGGAGGAAACCATTCGATTGCAACAAGGAACatatatttctaaaatattctGGAATCAAGTTGCCGGATACTAAGTACTCTCTGTATGATAAGACCATGACACTCGAAGGTTGTAGGCAAGTATGCTCCAGGAACTGCTCTTGCACAGCTTATTCAAGTCTAGATATAATCAATGTGGAGAAAGGTTGCTTGTTTTGGTTTGGGGAGTTAATAGACATCAGAAAGCTGTCTGGAAGAGGGCAAGACATTTACATCAGGATGGATTCTTCAGAGCTAG GCCTGATTTTGTTCTTGTACTTATGGAAAAAGAAGAAACTAAAACCTGAAGAAGATTTTGAGAAACTGTTCCAATTGTCGACAATAACAAGAGCCACAAATAACTTTTTCGTTAACAACAAGATTGGAGAGGTCGAATTTGGACCTGTTTACAAG GGAGCTCTTGAAGAAGGACATGAAATAGATGTGAAGAGACTCTCAAAGTCTTCCAAGCAAGGAATTGATGAATTCAAGAACGAAGTTACCTATGTTGCCAATCTTCAGCATCGCAGTCTTGTCAGACTTCTGGGTTTATGCATTCAAGGGGAAGAAAAGATATTGATTTATGAATACATGCCTAACAAAAGCTTGGATTAttacatatttggtttggattTCTCACCTACTACACAAGCTTAA
- the LOC117272979 gene encoding G-type lectin S-receptor-like serine/threonine-protein kinase At4g27290 has translation MNPKISDFGMARSVAGNEMGANTSHVVATHGYMSPEYAVDGIFSVKSDVFSFGVLVLEIVSCKRNRGFFHPDHNLNLLGHAWKLYKEDRSLELIDEQLADSCHISQVLRSIQVGLLCVQQCPEVRPNMSSVVMMLGNEIVLSEAKEPGFFTERKVPGPENSGPQAGNSNNEVTITSLDPR, from the exons ATGAACCCAAAGATATCAGACTTTGGTATGGCTAGAAGCGTTGCAGGGAATGAGATGGGAGCAAACACAAGCCATGTGGTTGCGACACA TGGCTACATGTCCCCTGAATATGCAGTAGATGGGATCTTCTCGGTAAAATCAGATGTATTTAGCTTTGGCGTCTTGGTGTTAGAGATTGTGAGCTGCAAGAGAAATAGAGGATTTTTTCATCCAGATCACAACCTTAACCTTCTCGGTCAT GCATGGAAGCTTTACAAAGAAGATAGGTCCTTGGAATTAATTGATGAGCAGCTAGCTGATTCTTGCCATATATCTCAAGTTTTAAGGTCAATCCAAGTGGGTCTGTTATGCGTGCAACAATGTCCAGAAGTTAGACCAAACATGTCTTCTGTAGTTATGATGTTGGGTAATGAGATTGTACTGTCAGAAGCTAAAGAACCAGGATTTTTCACAGAAAGAAAGGTACCTGGTCCAGAAAACTCAGGACCGCAGGCAGGAAATTCAAATAATGAAGTCACGATCACATCATTAGATCCTCGATAG